The genomic interval AGTCCGCGCCGCGATTTGCGACGGTAGCGCGCGCGACAAAGGCGCCGAAGCGCCGGTGATGCCCTACTATTACTACGCCGGCATGGCCGACGCCGATGTCACCGATCTGATCGCCTATCTCCGAACACTGCCTCCCGTGCGGCAGACGAACCGACCGCACCAAGGCGAGCTGCCGTTGGCGCGCTGGGCGTACCGCGCGTGGCGCCGCGTGTTTGCGCGCCGCCCACCAGCGCCGCCCACCGCACCGACCGATGAGATCGCGCGCGGTCGCTACTTGGTCGAGCATGTTTCGATCTGCGTCGATTGCCACACCCCGCGCAATCGCCTCGGCGCGCCCGACCTCTCCATGTATCTCGCCGGTACCCAGCACGGACCCGGCGGCAAACCCGTCCCCAACATCACGCCGCACCAAACCGGTATTCACGATTGGGACGCCGGCGACATCGTCGGTCTGCTCACCATGGGCATGCTGCCGAACATGGACAACGTGCAGGGATTCATGGCCGACGTCATCGATGGGCACGGTGGTGGTCCGGGATATAAGGACGCGCCGGTCGACGATCTCAAGGCAATCGCCGCCTATCTCAAGCGCGTCGCGCCAATTGACAACGTGGTGGACGACAAGTAGCACCGACCAAACATTTCGAAGGAGAGTCCCCATGCGCCCCGCTTGGATTTTGCTCGTATCTGCGTTGCTCCTGCCGCTCGCGCTCACCGCCGCACGTGCTCACGACGTCGAAAGCAAGGATCTGCCTGCCGGTCCGATCCGCGATCGCCACGAGTTGATGGAGGGCATCGGCAAGAATGCCAAAGCCATCAACGACGCGACCAAGAGCGGCGACAACCTTGTGGTGCAAACCGCGGCCGAACAGATTGAGAAGGACTCCGCCAAGATCACCGCCCTGTTTCCTCCCGGCAGCACCTTCGAGAAGTCGCGCGCCAAACCCGAGATCTGGACCAACTGGCCCAAGTTTGAAGACGGCGCCAAGCAACTCACCGCCACCGCCGGCGCGCTGGCGGCTGCAGCGAAAACTGGTGGCGATGTTCCCGCCGCCGCCAAGGCCCTATTCGGTTCGTGCAAGAGTTGCCACGAGCAGTTTCGTGTGCCGGACAAGGACTAGTGTCGTGAACCGTGAGTCGTGACTCGTGAGTCGGAGCCTCCACCCTGACCCTCCTCCGCGGCGGGTGATGCCGCAGAGGAGGGAACTTTTCGCGCATCGCCGCCGACTTCCGGTTCCCTGCTCCGTGAGCATCTCCGCGAACAGAGGAGGGCTAGGGTGGAGGCCTTCCAATCCGACCGGTTGGCGTTCGTGAGTCGTGACGCGGGATTCGTGACTCGGATGCGAGGTGTCGTACTCAGCGCGTCTTGGGCCACCACGCCGGATACGGGCGGGCGTGGAGATGGTAGTGGTCAGGGATCTGACGCATGTGATCGTCGAAGAACCAGCCGTGGCGAAACATCGCGTCGGCGATCGCGCCAAGCGCCGCTTGCATGAACGCGCGCTCGGTGTCGTGCGGCGCGCGGCGATGCTCGCCGAGCACCGCCATCGGTACATCGCAGGAATCGCAGTCCATGATCACGAAGCGGAACGGTTGCTGATACTCGGCGTAACGGCGCGTGATGGGCGCGCATTCGCACAGTTCGCAGCTGCGATCACTCATGGCGAAGTATAGTCAGAGTCCCAGCAGTGTCGCTGGATTCGTCTGCACCATGGCGTGCACGTCCGCGACGCTCACGCCGCAGGCGAGCATCTCAGCGATGAAGCGGCGCAGACCTTCGGCCGGCGGGGCGTTCTTCTTCTGCCCGTAGTCGGTCGACATCACACAGCGCGCTGCGCCGACTTCTTTGATCGCCGCGGCAATCTTCGCCGGCGGCTCGGTGGCGAGCGCGCCACCGCAGGTCAGATACGAAAACTCGATCATCGCTCCGGCGCCGACGAAGTCGTGCAGATCGCTCAGCGTCAGCG from Deltaproteobacteria bacterium carries:
- a CDS encoding cytochrome c, producing MRPAWILLVSALLLPLALTAARAHDVESKDLPAGPIRDRHELMEGIGKNAKAINDATKSGDNLVVQTAAEQIEKDSAKITALFPPGSTFEKSRAKPEIWTNWPKFEDGAKQLTATAGALAAAAKTGGDVPAAAKALFGSCKSCHEQFRVPDKD
- a CDS encoding cytochrome C, producing the protein MRRIRTVLALLALMNARPSQTHAAGDTEHGRAIFALAAGCGCHTPTNGPVGSGGGEVVTPFGTFYGTNITPDPDTGIGRWSDDEVRAAICDGSARDKGAEAPVMPYYYYAGMADADVTDLIAYLRTLPPVRQTNRPHQGELPLARWAYRAWRRVFARRPPAPPTAPTDEIARGRYLVEHVSICVDCHTPRNRLGAPDLSMYLAGTQHGPGGKPVPNITPHQTGIHDWDAGDIVGLLTMGMLPNMDNVQGFMADVIDGHGGGPGYKDAPVDDLKAIAAYLKRVAPIDNVVDDK